One Nerophis ophidion isolate RoL-2023_Sa linkage group LG06, RoL_Noph_v1.0, whole genome shotgun sequence genomic region harbors:
- the LOC133554323 gene encoding neurofascin-like: MGTLIQTVLLMLLWQSVWPLDIPLEIRQPPTITKQSMKEHIVDPKDTMVIECEAKGNPHPIFSWRRNGKYFNVARDSQTSMRRRSGTLDIYARNNPEQYEAEYQCIASNEYGSAYSNKIRLQLYRAPVWPRDIVEPVVISAGLPLVLSCDPPAGPPKPETYWMSSCSYARPFNWPIQTAFPTMQPVRQDRRVSMGVNGDLYFANVLFNDSASDYCCSARFPYKNAIQQKRPVVVKVLTTRAVVEAAPTWLSPTGSSSSVVVLLGEELLLECIAAGVPTPIITWTKGWEDLVVTPRMKRKHFNKMIQIPNATFEDAGEYICTATNKISYIQHTLTVTVKAAPFWLEKPDDLVLAPEESGRLVCRCDGAPRPTVRWFINGEPIETATPQPNRQVSGDTLTFSSVTVANTAVYQCNASNPYGYLLANAFVSVQHSTPRILGQRNELIKVIEGTRSFLDCRYFGSPVPDLRWSKYGQGNLEGSRFKTHKNGTLEIRRTQIEDQGTYVCVVSNVAGRDESQVRIEVKEPTLIVKRPQDMKVFRGSDVRLECGVKADITTPITTTWIKDKVTVTLGWRLSLDESNLVITNVNRGDAGIYTCVINSELDKKSASAHLMVMDYPDPPSKLELSDPYERSVRLSWVPGDSNFSPITEYLVQYDDDDWLPGKWKNLSTYPGSLNSVILHLAPFTYYEFRVIAINEIGPSRPSRPSMRFQTSGAPPDVIPKNLKGVGTWRNNMEISWEPLTYREWNGPHLKYLVWWRRRDSREEWKNATTKWLKYYIYDADTFTPYEIKVQAVNEFGLGPESPVVIGYSGEDRPVSAPLNLRVSDIQSTQVTVHWDAVSRSSIMGDLKDYKVYYWRDSSQLRWLRVNRAMISKVFTDTGPEPLGILTELIPYSNYNMYIVVTNSRYEGPPSNTLQFSTPEGVPSAPSSFRIQQRHLDSIYVDWELPAEPNGIITGYSLMYQTVNATRGEEQKVEELLPNVTSFSVPRYDRYTRYRFSVAAKTRLGLGQWHTEESPHYTTEIYAQDQVDISTKGWFIGIMCAVALIVLILLMVCFIKRSRGGKYPVREKKDISLEPVDDRDQDGSFDYRIARVTTIPYPRWEEERGMQKSQPSMEAVMKRSDSNDSLVDYGDVGNITFDEDGSFIGQYTGQRRDVRDLDFGGSLDLHSQMNAIYSLA, encoded by the exons GAGTGTGAGGCCAAGGGAAACCCTCATCCTAT TTTCTCATGGAGACGCAATGGGAAGTATTTCAATGTGGCACGCGATTCGCAAACATCAATGCGTCGGCGCTCAGGGACGCTGGACATCTATGCCCGGAACAATCCAGAACAGTATGAGGCAGAATATCAGTGCATTGCCTCCAATGAGTATGGTTCTGCATACTCCAACAAAATCAGACTGCAACTGTACA GAGCTCCTGTGTGGCCAAGAGACATCGTGGAACCTGTGGTGATTAGCGCTGGTTTGCCTTTGGTTCTGTCCTGTGACCCTCCAGCCGGTCCACCTAAACCTGAAACCTATTGGATGTCTAGCT GCTCATATGCAAGACCCTTTAACTGGCCAATTCAAACCGCCTTCCCCACCATGCAACCCGTGCGGCAGGACCGTCGGGTATCCATGGGGGTCAACGGAGACCTGTATTTTGCCAACGTCCTATTCAACGACTCTGCTTCTGATTATTGCTGTAGCGCCCGCTTCCCTTATAAGAATGCCATCCAGCAAAAAAGGCCAGTGGTGGTCAAGGTGCTCACAA CTCGAGCCGTGGTAGAGGCTGCCCCCACCTGGCTGTCTCCCACAGGCTCATCCAGTTCTGTTGTAGTCCTCTTGGGAGAGGAACTGCTGCTGGAGTGCATCGCTGCTGGAGT GCCCACTCCTATTATTACCTGGACGAAGGGTTGGGAGGACTTGGTAGTGACCCCACGCATGAAAAGGAAACATTTCAACAAGATGATTCAAATACCCAATGCAACTTTTGAGGATGCGGGCGAGTACATCTGCACTGCCACTAATAAGATCAGCTACATTCAGCACACGTTAACTGTCACAGTCAAAG CTGCTCCATTTTGGTTAGAAAAACCTGACGACTTAGTTTTGGCCCCTGAGGAAAGCGGACGCTTGGTGTGCCGCTGTGATGGTGCTCCTCGTCCCACAGTCCGCTGGTTTATTAACGGAGAACCAATCGAGA CTGCCACACCACAACCCAACAGGCAGGTGTCTGGAGACACACTGACCTTCAGCAGCGTGACCGTCGCCAACACCGCCGTCTACCAGTGCAATGCCTCAAACCCATATGGCTACTTATTGGCTAACGCTTTTGTCAGTGTGCAGC ATTCAACACCTCGTATTCTTGGGCAAAGGAATGAACTCATCAAGGTGATCGAGGGAACGCGTTCCTTCCTTGACTGCCGCTACTTTGGCTCTCCAGTCCCTGATCTGCGATG GTCCAAATACGGACAGGGAAATCTCGAAGGAAGTCGTTTTAAGACGCATAAAAATGGAACCCTGGAGATAAGGCGCACACAAATAGAGGACCAGGGAACTTACGTGTGTGTGGTCAGCAATGTTGCAGGCAGAGACGAGAGTCAAGTCAGAATAGAGGTCAAAG AACCTACCTTAATTGTCAAAAGACCACAGGATATGAAAGTCTTCCGTGGAAGCGACGTGCGCTTGGAGTGTGGTGTGAAAGCAGACATCACTACTCCCATCACAACCACCTGGATAAAAGACAAAGTCACAGTCACCCTTGGCTGGAG GCTGTCCCTGGATGAGTCCAATCTGGTCATCACCAACGTAAACCGAGGCGATGCAGGCATCTACACGTGTGTCATCAACAGTGAACTGGACAAAAAGTCTGCGTCAGCACACCTAATGGTGATGG ATTATCCAGATCCTCCCTCTAAACTGGAGTTGTCAGATCCATATGAACGCAGCGTTAGACTCAGTTGGGTCCCCGGAGACAGTAACTTCAGCCCCATTACAG AATACTTGGTACAATATGATGACGATGATTGGTTACCTGGAAAGTGGAAGAACTTATCAACATACCCTGGGAGCCTAAACTCTGTCATTCTGCACCTTGCACCTTTCACATACTACGAGTTCCGTGTTATCGCCATCAATGAAATCGGACCAAGTCGACCTAGTCGTCCATCAATGCGCTTCCAGACCAGCGGTGCAC CTCCAGATGTCATCCCGAAAAATTTAAAAGGAGTTGGAACATGGAGAAACAACATGGAGATCAGTTGGGAG CCTCTAACCTACAGAGAATGGAACGGGCCGCACCTCAAGTATCTAGTCTGGTGGCGAAGGAGAGACTCCAGAGAGGAGTGGAAGAATGCCACCACTAAATGgctaaaatattatatttacgaCGCAGACACTTTTACCCCTTATGAGATCAAGGTCCAGGCTGTGAATGAGTTTGGGCTTGGCCCAGAGTCACCAGTCGTTATTGGTTATTCCGGGGAAGACC GTCCTGTCAGTGCACCACTGAACCTGAGAGTTTCAGATATCCAGAGCACCCAAGTGACTGTGCATTGGGACGCAGTGTCTCGAAGCTCCATCATGGGAGATCTTAAAGACTACAAG GTCTACTACTGGAGAGACAGCAGCCAGCTGAGGTGGTTGAGGGTCAACAGAGCTATGATTTCCAAAGTGTTTACGGACACTGGTCCAGAGCCGTTGGGGATTCTCACTGAGCTAATCCCCTACAGTAACTATAACATGTACATAGTGGTGACCAACAGTCGTTATGAAGGTCCACCCAGCAACACTTTACAATTTTCTACACCTGagggag TACCATCTGCTCCCTCATCCTTCAGAATCCAGCAGCGACATCTTGATAGTATTTATGTGGACTGGGAACTGCCAGCAGAACCCAATGGAATCATCACCGGGTACTCACTCATGTACCAGACAG TGAATGCCACCAGGGGAGAGGAGCAGAAAGTGGAGGAGCTCCTTCCGAATGTTACAAGTTTCTCAGTACCCCGATACGATCGCTATACAAGATACCGATTCTCTGTGGCAGCCAAAACTCGGCTGGGTCTGGGGCAATGGCATACAGAGGAGTCTCCACACTACACCACTGAGA TCTATGCCCAGGACCAGGTGGACATCTCTACTAAAGGCTGGTTCATTGGAATCATGTGTGCAGTGGCCCTCATCGTGCTCATTCTACTGATGGTGTGCTTCATCAAGAGAAGCCGAGGCGGAAAATACCCAG TACGGGAAAAGAAAGATATTTCATTGGAGCCCGTGGATGATCGAGATCAAGACGGTTCCTTTGACTATCG GATAGCACGGGTCACCACTATCCCCTACCCTCGGTG GGAAGAGGAAAGGGGGATGCAGAAGAGTCAGCCATCGATGGAGGCTGTGATGAAAAGATCAGACAGCAACGACAGCCTGGTGGACTATGGAGACGTAGGAAATATAACGTTCGATGAGGACGGCTCATTCATTGGCCAGTACACGGGGCAAAGGAGGGACGTGAGGGACTTGGACTTTGGTGGGAGTCTGGACCTCCATTCTCAAATGAATGCCATCTACTCCTTGGCTTGA